The following are encoded together in the Tribolium castaneum strain GA2 chromosome 3, icTriCast1.1, whole genome shotgun sequence genome:
- the rhea gene encoding talin-1 isoform X4 has protein sequence MSLSLKIHIVDTNVTKTIVFDPSTTVYDACKIIREKCTEENLGNPRDYGLFLTDEDSRTGVWLEPNRHLEYYILRNGDTVEYRKKLRTLRVKMLDGSVKTMLVDDSQIVANLMVVICTKLGITNHDEYSLVLEDLENQENIENRNYGTLTLKRKREEKERDAKMDQLRKKLHTDDDVNWLDPSKTLREQGIDENETVLLRRKFFFSDQNIDSHDPVQLNLLYVQARDAIINGTHPITQDKACEFAGIQCQIQFGDHVESKHKPGFLDLKEFLPQSYIKVKGIEKKIFAEHKKHLGKNELEAKVTYTKNARALKTYGVTFFLVKEKMKGKNKLVPRLLGVTKDSVLRLDEKTKEILQTWPLTTVRRWGASPNTFTLDFGDYSDQYYSVQTTEAEQIQQIIAGYIDIILKKKQAKDHYGIEGDEGSTMFEESVAPHKATILQHELSKVGKLNTESLAKPAVMRAGTDGEKTFSTGMMGSAQHTIVSGQVNVGHAPPTVQQTKVTSVLTEPQRALLSTITATQSKIKESEIELEGRAHIPELGSDPAAKKWKQVTLDTRKQNVGSQIAAMNAATAQVVTLTSGPQDEVDHNAVGAAITTIGSNLPEMTKDVKMIAALMDDTNMGEKLLDATRKLCSAFSDLLKAAEPESKEPRQSLLNAASRVGEASTSVLATIGEDTIENKQLQDMLLSLAKAVANTTAALVLRAKNIASTCEDQQTQNRVIGAATQCALATSQLVACAKVIAPTLQSPACQEQLTAAVREVAKAVENLVSVCNEASGNEELMNQLKQAASEVTRTLNDLLNHIKLASRERAQETIQEHSVEEIYTATDRLSAASGDPNEMVKQARLLGQATAQLIQSIKGEAEKSPDSDIQRRLLAAAKTLADATARMVEAARQCASHPHDIHYQSVLRKTAEELRDVTTVAATTPALRAKLVDRVKVCARKAVSSATQCITAAQASHPYNSNQTTREALMTETQELVKQIPPLVGSIKASTANPEDTTSQVDLIYVADVFLHPATHFVQTSQSVLPTIHEQAITEQLSVTSQKLNTDLSDLRGALSRAKPVCQGLGLGAAAQLIADLQDELNEFERAVKTHNLRPLPGDTPEYGAEELTSSSKAINQSVAQLLSAAAQGNEIYTDKAARDTAQSLKNLTSAVRAVAATSGDQDVQLKVIGSGQEVLMHSARLVEEAQKTLHSVEVTPGLQHAAKSIASALNQAVGCLPGQRDVDSAITNIIEWTAGIDSGRFPHTNKSYGELQQELNTAAANLNEASSVVVSSVKSPIQLSSSSKDFSAAFHDLLEVSMEMAGQTQDTDIRGQMVHSLKNVSTTSSTLLTTAKSLSADPYLPNGKNQLAAAARAVTDSINHLVNVCTSAAPGQNECDNAIRKIQAMKHLLESPTEPINDCTYYEALDSVIDKSKVLGECMTGITNSAKQSQHEKFAENVKTFSTSICHFIEASAQAAYLVGVSDPSSIAGRPGLVDQAQFARASQAIYQGCTALASPSSPQKQVLEAATLIAKHTSALCNSCRVASSKTTNPVAKKQFVQSAKAVANSTAALVKEIKTLDLDYSDVNRHRCAEATRPLLEAVENLCIYANSSEFVSIPAKISPQARRAQMPIIEAGNRLIETSCTVVRVAKSLVVMNKDPSTWQHFASSSKDVSEAIKQLVVTIRNGAPGKTECESASSVLTNHLRTLDSASMDAVSQSLVPRKGSTLPVYSQQVERAAAGLLDTIEPLRHAAKYEAENIGHAVNQMIQYFEPLVQNTIGAASNMKNSKQQEQLLDQAKSVTESALQLVYSAKDCGGNPKAVNIHPDIDEFANSTRDTLQDLVTSLETISTQSGIVSGVVDNLTRAMTRLSDHRASLIISDSDSYVDYQTRMVECAKDIAKLAGEMASKAPNDTQKLAPLSADLSHKYTQLANDSIGAAAAATNGEVAMRLKEVVQQLGGACVELVQAGGQCLIRKDDIILREIGDCSRNVTEKVSRVLATLQSGSRGTQACINAASTVSGIIGDLETTIMFATAGNLNPENEHESFADHRENILKTAKALVEDTKTLVAGAASSQEQLAVAAQNSVSTIVQLAEVVKFGAASLGSDNPDSQVMLINAVKDVASALGDLIHATKAASGKPINDPAMAHLKESAKVMVTNVTSLLKTVKAVEDEHTRGTRALESTIEAIGQEMRALRSSEACKPGVTAEDLIKCTKAITKATAKSVSAGISNKQDDIIAAANLARKSISDMLIICKSAAYNLAETAELRERTLNGGHDCAQQFRELLLAILQQASPADAKHTLPMISRKIAQSATELVSIAELLKGSDWVDPDDPTVIAENELLGAAASIDAAAKKLASLRPRKSIKTQDLDESLNFDEMILEAAKSITSATSALVKAASAAQRELIDSGKVSRTPTSSSDDGQWSEGLISAARLVAAATHSLVESANALVQGLGSEDKLISAAKQVASSTAQLLVACKVKAEGDTTATRRLHQAGTAVIRSTDNLVRAAQQAKSVEEERCLVLNKRMVGGIAQEIDARSEVFRIERELEEARSRLTAIRQAKYKLRGYDTSGDDTDGYISSAQDGETSR, from the exons ATGTCTCTGTCGCTTAAAATACACATTGTTGATACAAATGTTACCAAAACCATCGTCTTTGATCCTTCGACCACGGTCTACGATGCGTGCAAAATCATCAGGGAGAAGTGCACGGAAGAAAACTTGGGAAATC CCAGAGACTACGGTCTCTTCCTCACCGATGAGGACAGCAGGACTGGCGTCTGGCTGGAACCGAACAGGCACTTGGAATATTACATCCTGCGAAACGGCGATACTGTCGAGTATCGAAAGAAATTGAGAACTTTGAGAGTTAAGATGCTTGACG GTTCGGTGAAGACGATGCTGGTGGACGATTCCCAGATTGTTGCTAATCTGATGGTTGTAATTTGTACGAAGCTCGGCATAACAAATCACGACGAATACTCCCTAGTCCTTGAGGACTTGGAGAACCAGGAGAACATCGAGAATCGAAATTACGGCACTCTGACTTTGAAACGTAAACGCGAAGAGAAGGAAAGAGACGCAAAGATGGATCAGCTGAGGAAAAAATTGCATACTGATGACGACGTCAACTGGCTCGATCCCTCCAAAACACTGAGAGAGCAAGGCATAGACGAGAACGAAACAGTCCTCTTAAGGAGGAAGTTTTTCTTCTCCGACCAAAACATCGATTCGCACGATCCTGTTCAACTCAATCTGCTCTACGTCCAAGCGCGCGACGCCATCATTAACGGCACTCATCCAATTACGCAAGACAAGGCTTGCGAATTCGCAGGAATACAGTGTCAAATACAATTTGGGGATCACGTGGAGAGCAAACACAAACCCGGATTTTTGGA TTTGAAAGAATTCTTGCCGCAATCGTACATCAAAGTCAAGGGAatcgagaaaaaaattttcgcCGAGCATAAAAAACACTTGGGGAAAAACGAACTTGAAGCGAAGGTCACGTACACGAAGAATGCGCGAGCTTTGAAAACCTACGGTGTCACCTTTTTCTTGgttaaggaaaaaatgaaGGGGAAAAATAAACTAGTGCCCAGATTATTGGGTGTGACTAAAGACTCGGTCCTTCGTTTGGacgaaaaaactaaagagATATTGCAAACCTGGCCTTTGACAACCGTTAGGCGATGGGGCGCAAGCCCCAATACGTTCACTCTTGATTTCGGGGATTACTCCGATCAGTACTATTCAGTACAGACAACTGAGGCGGAACAAATCCAGCAAATCATAGCCGGATACATTGACATCATCTTAAAGAAG AAACAAGCGAAAGATCATTACGGAATTGAAGGTGACGAAGGTTCGACAATGTTTGAGGAAAGCGTCGCTCCGCACAA GGCGACTATTTTGCAACACGAGTTGAGCAAAGTCGGTAAATTGAACACCGAGTCTTTGGCCAAACCAGCCGTCATGCGGGCCGGAACTGACg GTGAGAAAACATTTAGTACAGGCATGATGGGTAGTGCACAACACACTATCGTAAGTGGACAAGTGAACGTAGGTCATGCACCTCCAACG GTGCAACAAACCAAAGTGACATCGGTCCTAACCGAACCTCAACGGGCCTTATTATCGACAATTACGGCCACCCAAAGCAAGATAAAAGAATCCGAGATCGAGCTTGAAGGCCGCGCTCACATCCCCGAACTGGGAAGCGACCCAGCTgccaaaaaatggaaacaagTCACTTTAGACACCCGCAAGCAAAACGTCGGCTCCCAAATCGCTGCTATGAACGCCGCCACTGCCCAAGTGGTCACCCTAACATCAGGACCCCAGGACGAAGTCGATCACAATGCAGTCGGTGCTGCCATCACCACAATTGGGAGCAACTTACCTGAAATGACTAAAGATGTGAAAATGATCGCCGCATTGATGGACGACACAAACATGGGCGAAAAATTACTGGACGCTACTAGAAAATTGTGTAGCGCTTTCAGCGATTTATTGAAAGCTGCGGAACCCGAGTCGAAAGAACCACGTCAAAGTTTACTGAATGCGGCTTCACGAGTTGGCGAAGCTAGCACAAGTGTTTTGGCCACAATTGGTGAAGACACCATTGAGAATAAACAACTACAAGACATGTTGTTGTCTTTGGCCAAAGCTGTGGCTAACACCACAGCTGCGTTAGTCCTCCGTGCGAAAAACATCGCTTCAACTTGTGAGGACCAACAGACACAGAATAGAGTAATCGGAGCTGCAACCCAGTGTGCTTTAGCCACGTCCCAATTAGTGGCATGCGCCAAAGTAATCGCCCCAACTCTGCAATCACCCGCCTGCCAGGAACAATTAACTGCAGCGGTCCGAGAAGTCGCAAAAGCGGTGGAAAACCTCGTTTCCGTCTGTAATGAGGCTTCCGGTAATGAGGAACTGATGAATCAATTAAAACAAGCCGCCAGTGAAGTCACCCGAACCCTCAACGACCTCCTCAACCACATTAAACTCGCGTCGCGAGAACGCGCCCAAGAAACCATCCAAGAACACAGTGTTGAGGAGATTTACACCGCCACTGACCGCCTGTCCGCTGCCTCAGGCGACCCCAACGAAATGGTCAAACAGGCGAGGCTTCTAGGCCAAGCCACCGCACAATTGATACAAAGCATCAAAGGCGAGGCTGAAAAAAGCCCAGATTCGGACATACAACGGAGATTACTGGCCGCGGCGAAGACTTTGGCCGATGCCACTGCCAGGATGGTCGAAGCTGCAAGACAGTGTGCCTCACACCCGCATGATATCCACTACCAGAGCGTTTTGAGGAAAACGGCCGAGGAATTGAGGGATGTCACCACAGTGGCGGCGACTACGCCAGCTTTGAGGGCCAAGTTGGTTGACAGGGTTAAGGTGTGTGCGAGGAAAGCGGTGTCTTCGGCTACGCAGTGTATCACAGCAGCACAGGCAAGTCATCCCTATAACTCCAATCAAACCACAAGGGAAGCGCTGATGACGGAGACGCAAGAGCTGGTCAAGCAGATTCCGCCCTTGGTGGGGTCGATCAAAGCCAGTACTGCCAACCCGGAGGATACGACAAGTCAGGTTGATTTGATCTACGTCGCTGATGTTTTTCTCCAT ccCGCTACTCACTTTGTCCAAACCTCCCAATCAGTCTTACCAACAATCCACGAACAAGCCATCACGGAACAACTCTCCGTCACTAGCCAGAAACTCAACACCGACTTGAGCGACCTCCGTGGTGCCCTAAGTCGCGCTAAACCCGTCTGTCAAGGCCTTGGTCTAGGAGCAGCAGCTCAACTTATCGCCGACCTCCAAGACGAACTAAACGAATTTGAACGTGCCGTCAAGACACACAATTTGCGTCCCCTTCCGGGAGACACACCCGAATACGGAGCCGAAGAACTCACCTCCAGCAGCAAAGCGATCAACCAAAGTGTCGCCCAACTGTTGAGTGCCGCAGCTCAAGGAAACGAAATTTACACAGACAAGGCCGCTCGAGACACCGCACAAAGCCTCAAGAATTTGACCAGTGCGGTGAGGGCCGTGGCTGCCACTTCTGGGGACCAGGACGTGCAACTAAAG GTGATTGGGTCAGGCCAGGAGGTCCTGATGCACTCTGCCAGGTTGGTTGAGGAGGCTCAGAAAACCTTGCATTCGGTTGAAGTCACTCCTGGCTTACAACACGCAGCTAAGAGCATTGCCTCTGCTTTGAACCAAGCGGTTGGGTGCCTCCCAGGCCAGAGAGATGTCGATTCAGCAATCACAAACATCATCGAATGGACGGCTGGTATCGACTCTGGCCGTTTCCCTCACACTAATAAAAGCTACGGAGAGTTGCAACAAGAATTAAACACTGCGGCAGCCAACCTAAACGAGGCTAGTTCAGTTGTTGTAAGCTCGGTCAAAAGTCCAATCCAGTTGTCTTCCTCGTCTAAAGATTTCTCGGCCGCTTTTCACGACTTGCTCGAAGTCTCAATGGAAATGGCCGGACAAACACAGGACACAGATATCCGAGGCCAAATGGTTCACTCACTTAAAAACGTCTCGACAACTTCGAGCACTCTCCTAACGACAGCTAAGTCACTATCAGCTGACCCGTATTTACCAAACGGTAAAAACCAACTCGCTGCAGCCGCCAGAGCGGTGACCGACAGCATCAACCACTTGGTCAACGTCTGCACTTCGGCAGCTCCAGGCCAGAACGAATGCGACAACGCAATTCGCAAAATCCAAGCCATGAAACACCTGCTCGAAAGCCCCACTGAACCAATCAACGATTGCACCTATTACGAGGCTTTGGACTCGGTCATCGACAAAAGCAAAGTTCTGGGTGAATGCATGACCGGCATTACCAACAGTGCCAAGCAATCGCAACACGAGAAATTCGCCGAAAATGTTAAAACTTTCAGTACTTCTATTTGCCACTTTATCGAAGCTTCGGCCCAAGCTGCTTACTTAGTCGGAGTCTCCGACCCTTCGAGCATTGCCGGGCGGCCGGGTTTGGTCGACCAGGCCCAATTCGCCCGAGCTTCGCAAGCCATCTACCAAGGCTGTACGGCGTTAGCTTCACCTTCAAGCCCCCAAAAACAAGTCCTTGAAGCTGCAACTTTGATAGCGAAGCACACGAGTGCGCTGTGTAATTCATGCCGAGTGGCAAGTTCCAAAACTACGAATCCTGTGGCGAAGAAACAGTTCGTGCAAAGTGCCAAAGCTGTGGCTAATTCGACCGCAGCTTTGGTCAAAGAGATTAAAACGCTTGATTTGGATTATTCGGATGTGAATAGGCACAGGTGTGCGGAAGCGACACGGCCACTGTTGG AGGCTGTGGAGAATCTTTGCATTTATGCAAACTCGAGTGAGTTTGTCTCGATTCCGGCGAAGATCTCGCCACAAGCTAGACGCGCCCAAATGCCGATTATTGAGGCTGGGAATCGATTGATTGAGACGTCTTGTACTGTTGTTCGAGTGGCTAAAAGTCTGGTGGTGATGAATAAGGATCCTTCGACGTGGCAACATTTTGCCAGTTCGTCTAAGGATGTTTCTGAGGCGATTAAACAGCTGGTTGTCACTATACG TAATGGTGCTCCTGGCAAAACCGAATGCGAAAGCGCGTCGTCCGTTCTCACCAACCATCTCCGAACCCTCGATTCCGCCTCCATGGACGCCGTCTCCCAGTCATTGGTCCCTCGCAAGGGTTCCACTTTACCCGTGTACAGCCAACAAGTTGAACGCGCAGCTGCTGGCCTTTTAGACACGATTGAACCTTTAAGACATGCTGCCAAATACGAAGCTGAGAACATTGGACATGCGGTCAATCAAATG ATACAATACTTCGAGCCTTTGGTGCAAAACACTATTGGGGCCGCTtccaacatgaaaaattcgAAGCAACAGGAACAACTCCTGGATCAGGCTAAATCGGTGACCGAATCGGCCCTACAGTTGGTTTATTCGGCCAAGGATTGTGGCGGCAATCCTAAG GCTGTCAACATTCATCCAGACATTGACGAGTTCGCAAATTCGACTCGTGACACGTTACAGGACTTAGTCACAAGCTTAGAAACCATATCCACACAGAGCGGGATTGTGTCGGGAGTTGTGGACAATCTGACAAGAGCCATGACTCGCTTGTCTGATCATAGAGCTTCCCTTATTATTTCAGACAGTGATAGTTACGTCGATTACCAGACTAGAATGGTCGAATGTGCCAAAGACATCGCCAAACTCGCCGGCGAAATGGCATCGAAAGCACCCAACGATACGCAAAAACTCGCCCCACTGTCTGCCGATTTGTCCCACAAATACACCCAACTGGCCAACGACAGCATCGGCGCTGCGGCAGCCGCCACCAACGGGGAAGTGGCCATGCGGCTCAAGGAAGTCGTCCAACAACTAGGAGGCGCCTGCGTTGAGCTGGTCCAAGCCGGTGGTCAATGTCTCATCAGAAAAGACGACATCATTTTACGCGAAATTGGAGATTGTTCACGGAACGTTACGGAGAAGGTGTCACGTGTTTTGGCCACTCTGCAGTCAGGCTCCAGGGGAACTCAGGCTTGTATCAATGCCGCTTCGACAGTTTCCGGCATTATCGGCGATTTGGAGACCACGATTATGTTCGCAACCGCCGGGAATTTGAATCCGGAGAATGAACACGAGTCGTTTGCCGATCATAGGgagaatattttgaaaacggCCAAAGCTTTGGTTGAAGATACTAAAACGTTGGTGGCGGGGGCGGCGTCCTCGCAGGAACAGCTGGCGGTGGCGGCGCAGAATTCCGTCTCCACCATCG TACAATTGGCCGAAGTGGTTAAATTTGGAGCGGCCAGTTTGGGCTCCGACAACCCGGACTCTCAAGTAATGCTTATCAACGCTGTTAAGGACGTTGCAAGTGCTCTCGGCGACTTAATCCACGCCACAAAAGCCGCCAGTGGTAAACCCATCAACGACCCAGCAATGGCCCACTTGAAGGAAAGTGCAAAG GTGATGGTGACCAACGTGACTTCGCTCCTTAAAACCGTCAAAGCAGTCGAAGACGAGCACACTCGCGGCACTCGCGCCCTAGAGTCCACAATTGAAGCAATCGGCCAGGAAATGCGAGCGCTGCGCTCCAGCGAGGCCTGCAAGCCGGGCGTGACCGCCGAAGACCTCATCAAGTGCACCAAAGCCATCACCAAAGCCACGGCGAAATCGGTCTCAGCCGGAATCAGCAACAAGCAAGACGACATCATCGCGGCTGCAAACCTGGCCAGGAAATCAATCTCCGACATGCTAATCATTTGCAAAAGCGCGGCCTATAATTTAGCCGAAACGGCCGAGCTGAGAGAGCGCACGCTGAACGGCGGCCACGACTGTGCCCAGCAATTCAGGGAGTTGTTGCTCGCGATTTTGCAGCAAGCGAGTCCTGCTGATGCCAAGCACACGCTTCCGATGATTTCGCGCAAAATTGCACAGTCGGCGACCGAGTTGGTTAGCATTGCTGAGCTGCTGAAGGGCTCGGATTGGGTCGATCCGGACGATCCGACTGTTATTGCAGAGAACGAGCTTCTGGGGGCTGCGGCTTCCATTGATGCGGCTGCCAAGAAGTTGGCCAGTTTGAGACCGAGGAAGTCGATTAAG ACCCAAGACTTGGACGAATCGCTCAACTTCGACGAAATGATCCTCGAAGCGGCCAAATCCATAACATCGGCCACTTCAGCGCTCGTGAAAGCCGCCAGTGCCGCTCAACGCGAACTCATCGACAGCGGAAAAGTCTCCCGCACCCCCACATCATCCTCAGACGACGGCCAATGGTCGGAAGGTCTAATCTCAGCCGCGAGACTCGTAGCTGCTGCCACACACAGTCTTGTCGAAAGCGCCAATGCCCTAGTCCAAGGCCTCGGCAGTGAAGACAAACTAATCTCAGCCGCGAAACAAGTTGCAAGTTCCACAGCACAGTTACTTGTGGCTTGCAAAGTAAAAGCCGAGGGCGACACCACAGCCACTCGAAGGTTGCACCAAGCGGGAACCGCTGTCATTCGCTCGACGGATAATCTGGTACGAGCTGCCCAGCAGGCGAAGAGTGTGGAGGAGGAGAGGTGTTTGGTGTTGAACAAGCGGATGGTTGGAGGCATTGCCCAGGAGATTGACGCCAGGTCGGAGGTGTTCCGGATAGAGCGGGAGCTGGAGGAGGCCAGGAGTCGCTTGACTGCCATCAGACAAGCCAAGTACAAACTGAGAGGGTACGACACTTCAGGGGATGACACTGATGGTTACATCAGTTCGGCGCAAGATGGAGAGACGTCGCGGTGA